The sequence below is a genomic window from Candidatus Hydrogenedentota bacterium.
CCCGATTTGCCTTCCTTTAGCGAAATCATTGAGAAGAAATTGTATTATGCTGACAGCCGTTGGTTGGATCGGGGAGCTGTGGCGGGCTATTGCAAATATCCCAACAAAGATACGCTGGTCATGGGATGGTGCGGCCAAGCAGAAACGCCGGGCTACGCGCTTCCTGTTTTAGCGCAGCATTTCACGGTGACAGAGGCGCAAGAGCGCGCCCAAAGATCCTTGGATTTTCTTTCGGGAGCCGCTTTTTTTGAAAAGGGATTTCATACTTGGTATCTTCCGGAAACAGATTCTTGGGAACGCGATGAAACGCTGTCGCAGGGACAAGCAATGCTTTCTTTTGCACGGGCAATACGCAATGGGCGCGGATCAAGCATGAACACAAGCCGTTGGGAAGATTTTCTGAAAAAGGCCTGTGATTTCCACGCCAACCGTATTCTCAAGGATGATTGGTCGCCCTTATCCACGGATGAAGCCTTTTTTGTTGCGCCTCTTTGTATGGCGGCCGACCTATTTGAAGAGCCGCTCTGGCTGCAAGCGGCTCAGAAGGCGGGCGCGCTTTATGCGAAGCGTTCCTTGACCATGACTGAACCCTATTGGGGCGGCACCTTGGATGCCAGCTGCGAGGATAAAGAAGGCGCCTTTGCCGCACTGCAGGCTTTTCTTGCGCTCTATGATGGGACAGGGAAGGCGCAGTATCTGGAATGGGCGGAGCATGCCCTTGATCTTGCCTTGACTTATACGGTGGTGTGGGATATCGATTTACCTGCGGGACGACTGCGCAACCACGGCTTTAAGACGCGGGGATGGACCGCCGTATCCGTACAAAATCAGCATATTGATGTGTACGGCGTCCTTATTGCGCCTTTGGTGTATCGGATGGGCGTGTTAAAAGAGGATCAGCGCTTGCAGGATTTGGCATTGCTTATGTATCGCAGCTGCGGACAATTGCTGGACGTGTGGGGAAGTCAGGGCGAACAACCGCAACAGACCAACTATGCCCAACGGGGAGATACCAGCGATGTGGAGGTGCTCCGCGGCGGCTACGTAGAGGATTGGACCGTCTTTTGGATTACGGCACACTTTTTAAACGGCGCGGCGCAATTCATCGAAATGGGAGCTCCGATCCTAGAGTGATAGGCTTTTCATACCAATATAAGCGGCGGCGCGCCCTTGCGTCTTGCTATGTGCCGGGGTCTCTACGCCATCTTACCCTCAGGTTTTGATGTGACACCTGTAGTGGCGCGATTTATCGCGCCCAAAGGTCTACATTACGGTTTCATTGTGTAATGCAAGCGTGCATGGGCCTTCGAAGATAGAATAAGGGATACAACTTGCATTGTTCGCTTTGTTTTTGTACACTGCAAAGGACATTGCAGCCGCAATGAAGGTGATAACAAAAAGAATCAATTGGGCACGAGCCTAATGGGAGGTATCATACTGTGAAGGTACAGACAGCGGAACAAATCGGTGTATGCAGTTGGTCGTTGCAAGCGACAGGCCCTGAAAATCTCGCTGAAAAAGTGAATGCGCTGGGCGTAAAAAAAGTGCAGATGGGGCTGACACCTCATCGCGATGATCCCGGTGCTTGGGATGGTGTACAGGAAATTCTTGCCTCGTCGGGTATCGAAATCGTATCAGGTATGTATTCCACGGTCGGCGAAGATTACAGCTCTTTAGAGAGTATCCGCAAAACCGGCGGTGTTGTTCCCGATGAGCATTGGGAAGAAAACCTTCGCTTGGCCGAAATTACGGCGAAGCTGGCAGGTCAAATGGGCTTAACATCGGCCAATGCTCACGCCGGTTTTCTGCCCCATGACCCTGCTGATCCTGACTTTGATAAGCTGTGCGGCCGCGTGAAAACCTTGGCGGAAATATTCGGCAAGGAAGGGGTGACCCTGCTCATGGAAACCGGTCAGGAAAGTGCGCAAACGCTCTTATCGTTTCTGGGCGAAATGAAGGCGCGGGGCGTTGACAATATTGCCGTGAATTTCGATCCCGCCAATATGATCCTCTACGATATGGATGATCCTATCGAAGCACTGCAGGCACTTGCTCCCCATGTAAAACAGGTACACGTCAAAGATGCTAAGCGGACGCAAGTGAAGGGCGAATGGGGCGAAGAAGTGATTGTCGGTCAGGGCGAGGTGGACTGGAACGCCTTTGTCCGCGTTCTGGCTGAAGCCGACTTTGAAGGGGGCTACATTTTTGAGCGTGAAGCGGGCGATGACCGTGTGGGCGACATTAAGCAAGGAATAAGCGCGCTGCGCGCCGCCATGGACAGCCTGAAATAAAAATCTTTTATCGCTGCGTTGTATGCGGTGTAAAAGAAACTACAGACCGATGTCGGGTCCATAGTGGTCTCGCACACGGTTCCATGCCTCTGCTGCGGCGCCATTACCCCAAGAGAAGATGGTGAAACTTCCCATGCCTTCGCCATCTTTTGAGGTAGTGCCGCCGTGGCCGTAGTTTTCCATTGTAAATCCGTAATCTTCGGGGCCGAAGAAGGGCCAGACCTTTTCCCAGAGCGCCTTTACTGCCGGATTTTCGGGGCAGTACATCATGACAAAACTCGCTTTGAGCGCGGCCATACCCCGTTCCCAATACTGTTCATCGCCGGTGATGGCGGCGTAATCCAAAAATAATTCTGCGAAGAGGGATTGGCGGGCGTCGTTCCACTCTGCGTCAAAGTTCATGACACCGAAACCACCCAAAGCGGGGACATGGATGAAAGGCGGCTGCCAGACTTGCTGTACCATGGATAATTCGTCGAGGGTACGTTTACCCCAGCGCCGATAGTTCAGGTCGTTGGTGCGCTGCCACGCAGCGAACAGAGCTTCTGCTGTCCAAAACATAGAAAAGCTGCATTGTTTAAACATAGCGTTCCGTTCAAAGGGCTTGCCCAAATGATCCTGTCCTAAACGGCAGCACGACCAATAGGTCTCGAAATCTTCCCACTGCCCTTTGGGTATGATATGTTGGATAACAGCATCCATGGCTTTTAATGCGGCGTCGGCATACTTGTCCTCTTTGGTTTCTTCAGCGAGGGCAAGTAAAAAAGAAACGCTCATGCTGGTTTGCGGGGATTGTGCCAAAACGGGAGAGGCTTCTTCCGTTTCCGGATGCAACCAAGACGGGAAAAAACCTTGTTCATCCTGCAGCGTCAACAGGCGCTCCCCATACTGCCGCACATACTCGGGGATACGGGGATCGGCTTCCAATTCGCGATGCCAACGCAGCAGCAACAGGCACGTCCAACTCATATCCAAGACATTATGCCAACGATCCCTGATGCCATGCTCCCTGGGGACACGGTTGGCATTCGTCCAATATCCGCTTTCCCATCCTTTGGAACGATTGATTTGTTCATCGCCAATGGTCAGCTTTTCCATTTCCGTGCGGTAGACTGTGGGGAACAAGCCGTTGTTGAGCGGTGCTGCCAAGGTGAATTCTTTGGACAGCCGTGCTCTCTCCATCAGAGATTCATCCTTAGTGCGCCGTCCGTAGCGATACATGCCTGAGGCGACACGGAGCGTAGAAAACCATGCCTGATTCCACAGAGACAAGAATTCACGGAGATCTTTTTCGCCGGGATAGTTGGGTGATTCCGTAACATTGACGATGAAGGCGGGACCGCCGACGTGGACTCCGTCAATGTCAAACTCTTGCCAGACCGCATCGGCCCAAGTATCAAAAGCCCAGCGATAGCTATGGTCGATAAAAACCTTAGGCGGCACCGTAGAGGGTTCGCCCCTTTCGTAGGCTTTATGCGCCCATTGCTGCCAAAGGAAACGGCTCGGCATTTCCCAAGGATTGAAGAGGGCGTCTTCTCCTTTGAAACAGCCCAAGTAGAAGCCCAGCCTTACCGTGCCCGGTTCAAAGGTCAAGCCCGAGGTTTTTTGGTAGCGCACATGTTCGGGGATATCGGTATGGCTCATGCCCAGCCAGAAATGCCGGGCTTCAGCGTCCATGTCCATATACCACGGAGTTTCTTTTTCGCCGCACAGATCCAGGTCGGGGATCATGGCGATGAGCGCTTCTGATGACCGTACTAAGATCGCAGGGGAGCGAAATACATGCTGTGCGATCACATCGCCTTGGGTTGGCGCCAAGTAGGGTGCCCACCAAAAATCCGGTTTGAAGAAGACACGGAATAAGAGGGCGAGATCGTCTCTTTCCAGCCGCGCCGGGATTTCCCAACTCAGCTCTACGTGAAGCCAAGACCCAAGGGCATCGGTTTTCAGCTGCGGCTTTTCTTCGCCCAGCGTAGGCAGCGTCATTTCGAGAAGCGTCTGCGTATCATCAACAAAGCGTATATAATCAGGTTGTTGTTCAATGGTGAGCAAAGGAGCCGAGACAGCGTGAAAGGTGGCTGCGAGAGACCACAACAGCAGTGAGATCGTGGGCATGATAGCGTTTCTCCTTTGAAAAGCTACGGCATCAACCGTTTTAAAATACACGAAAGTTCATCAGGTAATACGAGCGCCGCGCCGCGCTCAGACTGCGCCTAAACAGGGCGGCGAATCGGGCAGATTGAAATTCCCTTTGAGATTATCCCAAAATTGAGCGTATAGTAAAATTCTAGTTACAACGACTATGGTACTATATCAGCTTATAGAGAGGAGAATGATATTCATGAATAGAAAAAATTATGGTATGCCTCAGGGCATCGGGATCTTGTGTATCGCAGTGTTGGTTATGGTGGCGGTCGTCAGTGCCTCGGCGGAAACGGAGGGGCTTCGTATCGCTTGCTTTGATATCGATGTTACGCCGCCCATAGGCTCGCAATTGGCCTATGACGAAGTCGTCAACACATGGGATATGGGACTTCGTGCGCGGGGCGTCGTATTGGTTGGTGCCGATCAACCCATCGTGTTGTGCTCCATTGACTGGATCGGTATCGGCGCTGAAGGAAACGAGCAATTCAGACAAGGGCTCGCCGAAGCGGTCGGAACGGATAAGGAGCGTGTTGCGGTGCATACGGTGCATCAGCACGATGCGCCGGGCTGCGATTTTACGGCGGAAAAGATCTTGAAAGAATTCGGCTTTGTGCCGAGCCGTTATGAAGGCAGCTTTCAACGTGAGGCTTTGGAGCGCCTCGCCGCGGCGGCACGCGCCGCGATGGGAGATCTGGTTCCCGTCACCCATTTGGGCTTGGGAAAAGCCAAGGTCAAAGAAGTGGCGTCTAATCGGAGGGTCAAAGGTCCCGATGATAAGGTGGGGCCCATGCGAGCTTCTTCTTGCCGCGATCCTGAGCTGATCGCCGCGCCTGAAGGGCTTATTGATCCTGAATTGGCGCTGATCAGTTTTTGGAATGAAGAAGTGCCTGTTGCCGTACTGAGTTATTATGCCTGTCATCCGCAAAGCTATTACCGAACCGGTATTCCGAACCCTGATTTCCCGGGATTGGCGCGGTTTATGCGTCAGCTCGCCGTACCCCAAGCCTTGCATATCCACTTTAACGGTGCCGGCGGTAATGTGGCCGCCGGTAAATATAATGACGGCTCCAAAGAGCGGCGTCTGGTTCTGGCACAGCGCTTGGCAGAAGGGATGAAAGAGGCTTGGGAGAACACAGAGCGCAGCGTTTTGAAGGCCGCGGATGTGGGATGGAACGTGATCCCTGTTCAGCTGCCTGTCGGGGAGTGGCTCAATGCGGCAGATTTGGAAAAGGGGATAGCGGAAGCGGAGTCGGTCGGTGCCGCTGAAAATCTAGCCAGGAAATTGGCATGGGTACGGCGCAGTAACGCCGGAGTGCCCATTGACATCAGCTGTTTAACATTAGGCAATGCGCGCATTTTACATTTTCCGGGCGAACCTTTTGTCGAATATCAACTCTACGCAAAGAGAACGCGTTCCGATCTTTTTGTCACGATGGCGGCTTATGGTGAATATGGCTGCGGCTATATTGGCACTAAAATCGCCTATGACGAAGGCGGCTATGAAACGGAAGAACGTGCGAGTAATGTATCGCCTCTAGTGGAAGAGGTTCTCGCCGACACAATTGAGGCGCTTTTAGCAAAATAATAGGGTATTGGGAGAAATCGGAGATGGATAAAAGTTATCGTTTCCTTGCCTTTGATCTTGGCGCTGAAAGTGGGCGCGCCGTTTACGGTGTTCTCGAAGAAGGTCGTATGAACCTTGAAGTGGTACATCGTTTTCGTACGGAAGGGTTGATGATGTTGGGGGTGCGTCAGTGGGATGTGGCGCGCATTTACGAAGAACTATGCGAGGGACTGGCGCAATGTGTGCGCCTCCATGGCCCCGACCTGGACGGGATCGGCGTGGACACGTGGGGCGTTGATTTCGGATTGTTGGATAAGACGGGTATGGTCTTGGCAAATCCGCGCCATTACCGCGATAAAGCGAATGAAGGAATGCAAGACGAAGCCTTTCGTCTGGTGCCGCGGGCGGAT
It includes:
- a CDS encoding sugar phosphate isomerase/epimerase translates to MKVQTAEQIGVCSWSLQATGPENLAEKVNALGVKKVQMGLTPHRDDPGAWDGVQEILASSGIEIVSGMYSTVGEDYSSLESIRKTGGVVPDEHWEENLRLAEITAKLAGQMGLTSANAHAGFLPHDPADPDFDKLCGRVKTLAEIFGKEGVTLLMETGQESAQTLLSFLGEMKARGVDNIAVNFDPANMILYDMDDPIEALQALAPHVKQVHVKDAKRTQVKGEWGEEVIVGQGEVDWNAFVRVLAEADFEGGYIFEREAGDDRVGDIKQGISALRAAMDSLK